In Pogoniulus pusillus isolate bPogPus1 chromosome 1, bPogPus1.pri, whole genome shotgun sequence, one DNA window encodes the following:
- the GSC gene encoding homeobox protein goosecoid: MPVSMFSIDNILAARPRCKDSVLLPPPSAAAPVVFPSLHGDSLYGSASDYGGFYSRAVAPASALPPAVTGSRLGYNNYYYGQLHVPASPVGPSCCGAVPPLGTQQCSCVPSAGYEGTGSVLMSPVPHQMLPYMNVGTLSRTELQLLNQLHCRRKRRHRTIFTDEQLEALENLFQETKYPDVGTREQLARRVHLREEKVEVWFKNRRAKWRRQKRSSSEESENVQKWNKAPKTSPEKRQEDGKSDLDSDS, translated from the exons ATGCCTGTGAGCATGTTCAGCATCGACAATATACTGGCGGCCAGACCTCGCTGCAAGGACTCGGTGCTGCTGCCCCCACCGAGCGCCGCCGCCCCCGTCGTCTTCCCCAGCCTCCACGGGGATTCTCTCTACGGCAGCGCCTCTGACTACGGCGGATTTTACTCCCGGGCGGTGGCACCCGCCTCCGCGCTGCCGCCAGCCGTCACCGGATCTCGGCTCGGCTACAACAACTACTACTACGGACAGCTGCATGTGCCGGCGTCGCCCGTGGGTCCTTCGTGCTGCGGGGCGGTGCCGCCCCTGGGAACCCAGCAATGCTCTTGCGTCCCCTCCGCAG GTTACGAGGGCACTGGGTCAGTCCTGATGTCCCCTGTTCCCCATCAGATGTTGCCCTACATGAATGTGGGCACTTTGTCCCGGACGGAGCTGCAGTTGCTGaaccagctgcactgcaggcgaAAAAGACGGCATCGGACCATCTTCACTGACGAGCAGCTAGAAGCGCTTGAAAACCTCTTCCAGGAAACAAAGTACCCGGACGTGGGCACCAGGGAACAGCTGGCCAGAAGGGTGCACTTAAGAGAGGAAAAAGTGGAG GTTTGGTTCAAAAACCGTCGGGCAAAGTGGAGGAGGCAAAAACGATCGTCTTCGGAGGAGTCAGAAAATGTACAAAAATGGAATAAAGCTCCTAAAACGTCTCCGGAGAAAAGACAAGAGGACGGGAAAAGTGACTTGGACTCCGATAGCTGA